TAGCTGCATCGGCTTGCGAGAGATACCCTATCCGCAGAACTTTCTTCGGCTGCTGCGCCCGAGCTGCAACGGGCAGAGCCAAGATCATCGAGCAAAAAGTTCGTCGAGTGATTTTATTGTGCATGGAGATTGCCCTCTCCCTCTCCCAGGGGGAGAGGGGATCGGATTAAGAATGCGATGCGCATGGTTAGCGCCATTTCTTTTTACCAGTTGCAGAAGCGGTTTTCGATATAGGTGACGAGGCTAACCAGGATGATACCGAACAGCGCCAGCAGGACGATGGCGACGAAGGCTGGCGCCATTTCCAGGGCGTTGGCTTTGAGATTGATAAAGTAGCCCAAACCTTTCGACGACATGAAAAATTCCGCCACCACGACGCCGACGATGGCGCGGCCGATGCTGGTTCTCAATCCCGCTAAAATATATGGGACCGCAGAGGGCAGCGTGATGGTGAAGAACAATTGTAAATTTGTCGCGGAAAAACTTCGGCCGACGCGCAAATAGTTGTCGTCCACTTCGCGCGCGCCTTGAATCGAATTGATGATCAACGGAAAGACCGCCGACCAGAAAACGATGATCACCCGGGAAGTCATGCCGATGCCGGTCCACATGATGATCACCGGCAGAAAGGCGATGTACGGCACGCCGTAAACCGCGGCGATCACCGGTTCAAAGGTCGCGTTCAAGCGCGGCAACCAACCGATGGGCAAGCCGACGAAGACGCCGACGACGACGGCGATGAAAAGGCCAAGAAAAAGACTTTGCGCCGTGCTGATCAAGTGGCCGAGAAATTCCGACGACGGCAAGATGCGAATCGCCGTGCGCAACACTTCGAGGGGCGAGCTGACGAAGAGCGAATCGAGCACGCCGGTCGAAGTGCCGAGTTGCCAGAGCAGCAAGCAACCGAGGATGCCGACGCTGCCCCACAACAGACGGAAATAACGTTCACTCCACGGCACCGGCGGCAGGGTCGGTAGCGGTTTAGTAAATTGGCTTGGCGTGGTTTCGCTGACGGTGGTTGACATGGGGGCCTCGCGATCAAGTCGGCGATTCGATCAAATTCCAAATCTGTTTTACATATGCTTGCAGCTGCACGCTATGCTTGGTTTCTAGTGAGCGCGGCCGCGCCATTTCAATATTGACGATGGCGCTCACGCGCGCAGGCCGCGCGCTAAAGACGATCACATGATCGGAAAGAAACACCGCTTCGGCGATGTCATGGGTGACGAACAACATGGTCTTTTTCGTCCGCGCCCAGATCTCGGTCAACTCCACTTGCAGTTTCTCGCGGGTCTGCGCGTCCACCGATGCGAAGGGCTCGTCGAGCAGCAAGATATCGGGATCGACGGCGAGGGCGCGGGCGAGGTTCGCCCGCTGCTGCATGCCGCCGGAAAGTTCAGAGGGAAAGCGCTGTTCGAAGCCGCGCAGGCCGACCATGTCGATCAGGCTGTCGATGCGCGCGCTTTGCGCTTGGCGGAAATTGCCTTTGAGTTTTAGGCCATAGGTGATGTTCGACCAGACGCTGCGCCAGGGTAGCAGCGAGGCGCTTTGAAAAACCATGGCGCGGTCCGTGCCTGGACCTTTGATAAGTTTTCCGTCAACGCGAATTTCACCGCCATTGATCGGCAACAGCCCGTCGACGGCGTAGAGAAACGTAGTCTTGCCGCAGCCGCTGGGGCCGACGATAGAAACGAACGAACCCTCGGCAACGTCGAGATCGACGCAGTGGCAGGCGAGCACCGGTTCGCGGCCGAGTTTGCCGCGATAGACGATGGCGACGTCGCGGGCGGTGATTTTGTTCGGCATCGGTTCGTTGGATGGTCGGCGGCGCGACGAGAGATTTCTCCAATTCATGCATGCGCACGCGTGAATTGGGGGCGAGGGCGGGTCACGACCCGCCCCTACTTTTATTTATACAACTTGTCGATGAATCCCGAAGCCGCCAGCTTGTCGATGTAGTTGTTGTTGATATAGGGCTTCAAGTTGAGCTTGCGGGTTTCCTCGACGGTGGAAAGTTCTTGGGTCGCTTTGACCAGCTCCGGCGTGACCCGCGGCACGATGGTCAAGAGCGGGGTGAAAAATTCATAAGCATAGGCGTTCCACTCTTCGTTGGTCACGCCGGCATATTTCGGCAGCACGGTAAGAGTTTTCGCTTTGTTGCGTTTGACGAAGGCGATGCCTTCGGTGACGGCGGCGGCGAAACGCTGCAAGGTGTCGCTATTTTTCGCCGCGTACGTTTTGGTTGTGGTCCAGGCTTGATTGGAGTAGGCGATGTCGCGCAAATCGCCAAGTCGTTTCTGTCCGGAAGGAAGAAGCTGCTCACCGAGGGGCGGCAGGATCATGGTCGCTTCGGTTTTGTTCGCCTTCATGGCGCTTATCAAATTTGCCAAGCCGCCGAGGTAGACGATGTTGACCTCCGATTTTTTGATTCCATGCTTGGCGAGCCAGACGCCGGTCATCAGATCGCCGAGGGAATTGGGATTGGTCGAGCTGATGGTCTTGCCGACCAAATCTTTCACGGTTTTGATTTGCGGCTGCACCCAGACTTCGAGCACGGTCCAGGGCATGCACTCGCCGAAGATCGAGAAGTCGGTGACGCCCTTGGCGATGGCATCGTAGATAACGCCCGCCGGACCCATGGCGACCTCGACGCTGTTGGATCGTAGCGAGGCAACCGCTTGGGAGCTGCTGTTGATCTGATTGAGCGTGACATCGAGGCCATGCTTATCGAAGATGCCGAACTCTTTGGCGACGAACACATTGATATACTGCCCGCCGGCGGCGCTGTAACTGACGGTGAGTTTGGCCGGCGGTTTTTGCGCGCCGGCTCGATCAACGTGTGATAGGAGGCCGATGCCGAAGATAACCAGCCATAAGGATGCGTGAAAAAGTTTCATGGGTCACCTCAATAAAAGAGTTTGCCTTGGCTGAATTCATTATGCTGGTGTGGTTGGTCTGTCAATGTGTCGTGCGAACTATGATCCATTCGAAGTGAGATTTTAGTTCACGATCAGACCCTCACCCTCGCCCTCTCCCGCGCCGCGGGAGCGGGGACATGAATCGAGACGGGCGTCATTTGACTTTTGGAAACACTTCACGCGCCATCAATTCCAACGTCCGGCGCGCGTCGGCCATCGGCAGGCCGCCGAAGTTGACCATGGCGATGACGTGGGTCACGCCGATCTTTTCGTAAGCGCGAAAAATTTCCACAGCTTCTTCCGGCGTGGCGAAGACGCCGAGCTTCTCTCGTTTCACTTCGTCGAAGTCGGGGATTTTTGCGCCCGGGCGCCGATGGGTTTTGGTAAACGACGTGACGCGCTCAAAATACGGCCGGCTGAGCTGAGCGGCTGCGCCGTCGTTTTGGTGCAGACAGACATGCATGGCGACCATGATCGACGGCGCGGCCACGTGGCCGTTCTTACGATAGGAATCCAGGTAAAGATCGTTTTTGACTTTCACGTCGGCGAGATGGTTCGAGCGCGCGAACGGAATGCCCATCATCGGCCAGCCGAGCTGGCCGGCTTTGACCAACGTGTCGTCGCTCGACGCCGCTAACCAAATCGGCGGCATCGGTTGCTGCACCGGCTTCACGTAAAGCGTCGCGTCATCGTAATGGTAGTACTTGCCATGGTGCGTGAATTTTTCTTCGCGCCAGGCTTTGAGAATGACATCGGTGCCTTCCCAAAAGCGTTCTTTGGCTTCCTCCATTGTCATGCCGAAGGTCTTGAACTCCACCGGCGAAAAGCCGCTGCCCAAAGCGAATTCCAATCGGCCGTTGGAGAGATTGTCGGCCAGCGCGTACTCTTCGGCGAGGACCAGCGGATTGTGAAACGACGGCACGGCGATGGCCGGGCCTAAACGAATCTTCTTGGTGCGCTGACTGATCGCCGCGATCATCATCGGCGGCGACACGCAGGTGCCGTACCAGTAGAGATGATGCTCGCCCAACCAAAAAGAATCGAAGCCCAATTCCTCGGCCCAATCGGCGATGGTTAAAACTTCTTCGAAATATTTCTGGTTGGAGCGGCCGAGCTCAGGATGATTGTCGCCGAAAACGAAAATGCCGAATTTCACAAGCGTCATGCTCCCGAATGATTAGGTTTTTGCAGGGTTACTGTGAAAAAGGTTTTTTATCACGAAGGACATGGTTCGACTGGCTCACCACTGGCTACGATCACGAAGTTCGAAATTTTAATCATCCGACCCCTTCGTGTCCTTCGTGATCTTCGTGGTGAACAAAACTATCTGTGCGACATACAGGATCCACACAAATGGCTGAAGAGCCGATGATCAATATTGTCGATACTACCGCCGCCCATAAAGTTTATCGACAAAGCCGCTTTTTTTCAGTTCGTCGACGAAGCGCAGGTCGACGAAATCTTCCGCTTTGGCTTTGGTGGCGCGCGGGTCGGTGAGGGCTTGGACGTCGAGTGTCTGCTTCAAACCTTCGAGCGTCGGGTAGGTGTCTTCGACGAGAAATTCAAAGTTCGCCGCATAGGCGCCTTCGAGCACGGCGCGGTCCAAACCTCGGGTGTATTTTTGCATGACTTTGAGAGCGGTTTCTTTTTGCGTCTTGAAGAAGTGGCCGGCTTCGGCCAAGGCCCATACCACGCGACGCGCTTCGTCGGGATTCTCGCGCAGTTTTTTGCGCGTCGCGACGGTACAGTTAAACTGAAACGGCACTTTGAGCTTGGCCATGTCGATGATCACCTTGAGGCCGTTTTTCTCCCCCTGGAGTTTTTCCCCTTCGCTAACGATGGTGAAATCGGTCTGGCCGTTTATCGTCGCGTTGAGCCTGGGCGGCG
This genomic window from Deltaproteobacteria bacterium contains:
- a CDS encoding ABC transporter permease, with protein sequence MSTTVSETTPSQFTKPLPTLPPVPWSERYFRLLWGSVGILGCLLLWQLGTSTGVLDSLFVSSPLEVLRTAIRILPSSEFLGHLISTAQSLFLGLFIAVVVGVFVGLPIGWLPRLNATFEPVIAAVYGVPYIAFLPVIIMWTGIGMTSRVIIVFWSAVFPLIINSIQGAREVDDNYLRVGRSFSATNLQLFFTITLPSAVPYILAGLRTSIGRAIVGVVVAEFFMSSKGLGYFINLKANALEMAPAFVAIVLLALFGIILVSLVTYIENRFCNW
- a CDS encoding ABC transporter ATP-binding protein, translating into MPNKITARDVAIVYRGKLGREPVLACHCVDLDVAEGSFVSIVGPSGCGKTTFLYAVDGLLPINGGEIRVDGKLIKGPGTDRAMVFQSASLLPWRSVWSNITYGLKLKGNFRQAQSARIDSLIDMVGLRGFEQRFPSELSGGMQQRANLARALAVDPDILLLDEPFASVDAQTREKLQVELTEIWARTKKTMLFVTHDIAEAVFLSDHVIVFSARPARVSAIVNIEMARPRSLETKHSVQLQAYVKQIWNLIESPT
- a CDS encoding ABC transporter substrate-binding protein; translation: MKLFHASLWLVIFGIGLLSHVDRAGAQKPPAKLTVSYSAAGGQYINVFVAKEFGIFDKHGLDVTLNQINSSSQAVASLRSNSVEVAMGPAGVIYDAIAKGVTDFSIFGECMPWTVLEVWVQPQIKTVKDLVGKTISSTNPNSLGDLMTGVWLAKHGIKKSEVNIVYLGGLANLISAMKANKTEATMILPPLGEQLLPSGQKRLGDLRDIAYSNQAWTTTKTYAAKNSDTLQRFAAAVTEGIAFVKRNKAKTLTVLPKYAGVTNEEWNAYAYEFFTPLLTIVPRVTPELVKATQELSTVEETRKLNLKPYINNNYIDKLAASGFIDKLYK
- a CDS encoding LLM class flavin-dependent oxidoreductase, with product MTLVKFGIFVFGDNHPELGRSNQKYFEEVLTIADWAEELGFDSFWLGEHHLYWYGTCVSPPMMIAAISQRTKKIRLGPAIAVPSFHNPLVLAEEYALADNLSNGRLEFALGSGFSPVEFKTFGMTMEEAKERFWEGTDVILKAWREEKFTHHGKYYHYDDATLYVKPVQQPMPPIWLAASSDDTLVKAGQLGWPMMGIPFARSNHLADVKVKNDLYLDSYRKNGHVAAPSIMVAMHVCLHQNDGAAAQLSRPYFERVTSFTKTHRRPGAKIPDFDEVKREKLGVFATPEEAVEIFRAYEKIGVTHVIAMVNFGGLPMADARRTLELMAREVFPKVK
- a CDS encoding ABC transporter substrate-binding protein translates to MKARLFALAILIAIASALPAQARSYIAYISDSSNSSVVYWIAKEVGIFKKHGLDLDTIFIDGSVRGIQSLIAGDLGYSGAVGPAVINANLAGAEVAIVQSQMNTLTYFIIGKASIKSPEDLRGKTAAVHIPGTSADFAMRLALTKVGIPYKDIKAVTLGGAPPRLNATINGQTDFTIVSEGEKLQGEKNGLKVIIDMAKLKVPFQFNCTVATRKKLRENPDEARRVVWALAEAGHFFKTQKETALKVMQKYTRGLDRAVLEGAYAANFEFLVEDTYPTLEGLKQTLDVQALTDPRATKAKAEDFVDLRFVDELKKSGFVDKLYGRR